One region of Bosea sp. 29B genomic DNA includes:
- a CDS encoding HlyD family efflux transporter periplasmic adaptor subunit has product MRRSSVVVVAVLVATAAAGAYVYWLRTQNQVPAGLARVNGRIEVERVDITSKYAGRLAEVMVDEGANVSKGDVLARLDTSEIRAQLTAARAAVHRSHQSVASAEASVALREAELNLAQIELQRVVDLMRTNTSTQAELDRRTAQRDIARASLLTAKAAVEDAKASVEVAEAQVSQIEAAIADMTLRAPVSGRVEYRLARTGEVVGAGGRVLTVFDLSDAHMTIYLPTASAGRVAVGSQARLVLDGPGGFVLPATVSFVSADAQFTPKFVETANEREKLMYRVKLHLDPALVASERGYVKAGMTGNAYVPVTGNANWPAELAPRLPDGG; this is encoded by the coding sequence GTGCGTAGATCGTCCGTTGTCGTCGTCGCCGTGCTGGTCGCCACCGCTGCGGCCGGCGCCTACGTCTATTGGCTACGAACGCAGAACCAGGTGCCTGCGGGGTTAGCGCGGGTGAATGGAAGGATCGAGGTCGAGCGGGTCGACATCACCAGCAAATATGCCGGCCGTCTGGCCGAAGTGATGGTCGACGAGGGGGCCAACGTCAGCAAGGGCGACGTCCTCGCCCGGCTCGATACGAGCGAGATCCGGGCGCAATTGACGGCGGCGAGAGCTGCTGTCCATCGCAGCCATCAGAGCGTGGCCAGCGCTGAAGCCAGCGTCGCGCTACGCGAGGCGGAACTCAATCTCGCGCAAATCGAGCTCCAGCGTGTCGTGGATCTCATGCGGACGAATACCTCCACGCAGGCCGAGCTCGATCGGCGGACGGCACAGCGCGACATCGCACGAGCCTCGCTGCTGACCGCGAAAGCCGCAGTCGAGGACGCCAAGGCCTCGGTGGAGGTCGCCGAGGCGCAGGTCAGCCAGATCGAAGCCGCCATCGCCGACATGACGTTGAGGGCGCCGGTGTCCGGCCGCGTCGAGTACCGGCTGGCGCGAACCGGAGAGGTTGTCGGCGCCGGAGGGCGGGTCCTCACCGTCTTCGATCTTTCGGATGCGCACATGACCATCTATCTGCCGACGGCCTCCGCTGGTCGTGTGGCCGTCGGTTCGCAAGCCCGCCTCGTGCTGGATGGCCCGGGCGGTTTTGTCCTGCCGGCGACCGTGTCCTTCGTCTCCGCCGACGCGCAGTTCACGCCGAAATTCGTCGAGACCGCGAACGAACGCGAGAAGCTGATGTATCGCGTCAAGCTGCACCTCGATCCGGCCCTTGTGGCCTCCGAGCGGGGCTATGTGAAGGCGGGCATGACCGGCAACGCCTATGTCCCGGTGACGGGCAACGCGAACTGGCCGGCCGAGCTTGCGCCGAGGCTGCCCGATGGAGGCTGA
- the ftsH gene encoding ATP-dependent zinc metalloprotease FtsH, whose amino-acid sequence MATDNKAPAKRVFKFDILYFIAVFFAVLLIRDLLVGQNHVKVIPYSEFQNLIEKDGVTDLIVGPTEITGAYKPPVDKDAPQHFSTVRVDPQIADVLTRRNISFSGQPAPGLFENLLSWLMPAAMFVLIWMFLLRPMMAGQHGGLMSIGRSRAKVYAEKGVKVTFADVAGVDEAKQELAEVVGFLKDPATSGRLGARIPKGLLLVGPPGTGKTLLARAVAGESGVRFFSITGSEFVEMFVGVGASRVRDLFQQAREQAPAIVFIDELDALGRARGIDVPGGGHDEKEQTLNQLLAEMDGFDPSVGIVVLAATNRPEILDPALLRAGRFDRQVLVDRPDRQGRIDILNVHLKKISVAPDLDVAAVAALTPGFTGADLANLVNEAALVATRRGASATVLDDFTQAVERIVAGLEKKSRILIPREREIVAHHEMGHALVAMALPQTDVVQKVSIIPRGIAALGYTLQRPIEDRFLMSQSELEDRMAVLLGGRAAESLVFDEISTGAADDLVKATDIARNMVVRFGMSKELGQVAYEPETGSFLVGQTPVWRPRTYSDETAEAIDHMVKDLISSAFQKARAILERNRSMLDASARELLARETLGPDELATLTAGLEREVRRKPGLALVE is encoded by the coding sequence ATGGCGACTGACAACAAAGCTCCCGCCAAGCGGGTCTTCAAGTTCGACATCCTTTACTTCATCGCGGTTTTTTTCGCCGTTCTGCTGATTCGTGATCTGCTGGTCGGCCAGAACCACGTCAAGGTCATCCCCTATAGCGAATTCCAGAACCTCATCGAAAAGGACGGTGTCACCGACCTGATTGTCGGTCCAACCGAGATCACCGGCGCCTATAAGCCGCCGGTCGACAAGGACGCGCCTCAGCATTTCTCGACCGTTCGCGTCGACCCCCAGATCGCGGATGTGCTCACCCGCCGCAATATTTCCTTCTCCGGGCAACCGGCGCCCGGCCTTTTCGAAAACCTGCTGTCGTGGCTCATGCCGGCCGCGATGTTCGTGCTGATCTGGATGTTTCTGCTGCGCCCGATGATGGCCGGGCAGCATGGCGGGTTGATGAGCATTGGTCGCAGCCGGGCCAAGGTCTATGCGGAGAAGGGCGTGAAGGTGACATTCGCGGATGTCGCGGGCGTCGACGAGGCAAAGCAGGAGCTCGCCGAAGTCGTCGGGTTTCTCAAGGACCCGGCAACCTCTGGCCGGCTCGGCGCACGCATTCCCAAAGGTTTGCTTCTCGTCGGACCGCCCGGAACGGGCAAGACGCTGTTGGCGCGCGCCGTCGCTGGAGAATCGGGCGTTCGCTTTTTCTCCATCACGGGCTCCGAATTCGTCGAAATGTTCGTCGGCGTCGGCGCCTCGCGCGTGCGCGACCTTTTCCAGCAGGCGCGCGAGCAGGCGCCAGCCATCGTCTTCATCGACGAGCTCGACGCGCTGGGCCGCGCGCGTGGCATCGATGTGCCAGGCGGGGGACACGACGAGAAGGAGCAGACGCTCAATCAGCTGCTCGCCGAGATGGACGGCTTCGACCCCAGCGTCGGCATCGTCGTCCTCGCAGCAACCAACCGGCCCGAGATCCTCGATCCGGCGCTTTTGCGGGCCGGGCGCTTCGATCGGCAGGTTCTGGTCGACCGTCCCGACCGGCAGGGCCGGATCGACATCCTCAACGTGCATCTGAAGAAGATCAGTGTGGCGCCCGATCTCGACGTCGCAGCGGTCGCGGCGCTCACACCGGGATTTACCGGCGCCGATCTGGCCAATCTCGTCAACGAGGCTGCGCTTGTTGCCACGCGCCGTGGCGCGAGCGCCACCGTTCTCGACGATTTCACACAGGCTGTGGAGCGTATCGTCGCCGGACTCGAGAAGAAGAGCCGGATTCTCATTCCGCGCGAGCGTGAGATCGTCGCCCATCACGAAATGGGACATGCGCTCGTCGCCATGGCCCTGCCGCAGACAGACGTGGTGCAGAAGGTCTCGATCATCCCGCGCGGCATCGCGGCGCTGGGCTACACGCTGCAGCGGCCGATCGAGGATCGCTTTCTCATGAGCCAGTCCGAGCTGGAGGATCGCATGGCGGTGCTGCTCGGCGGCCGTGCCGCCGAAAGCCTGGTCTTCGACGAGATTTCGACCGGCGCGGCCGACGATCTGGTCAAAGCGACGGACATTGCGCGCAACATGGTGGTTCGGTTCGGCATGTCGAAGGAGCTGGGACAGGTCGCCTACGAGCCGGAGACAGGCAGCTTCCTGGTCGGCCAAACCCCGGTCTGGCGTCCACGTACCTATAGCGATGAGACGGCCGAGGCGATCGATCACATGGTGAAGGACCTCATCAGCAGCGCCTTCCAGAAGGCCCGCGCGATCCTCGAGCGCAACCGGTCAATGCTCGACGCCAGCGCGCGCGAGCTTCTCGCCCGCGAGACGCTCGGCCCGGATGAACTCGCCACGTTGACCGCGGGGCTCGAGCGCGAGGTGCGGCGAAAGCCCGGTCTCGCTCTGGTCGAATGA
- a CDS encoding ribose-phosphate pyrophosphokinase — MAIVPVSKNFPHIIIPLPGNEAFARDLASAGAGEVGAIETRNFPDGETYVRLASDVAGRAVLLVSTLARPDEGFLRLIFLADAARSLGAAEVTLVAPYLAYMRQDRRFQPGEAVTSRSFARLISSSFDRLVTVDPHLHRYPALSALYDIRTLTLHAAPLLADWIAASITKPLVIGPDEESEQWVSAIAARIGAPHAVLRKIRHGDRDVEVALPDLSQWSDLQPVLVDDIASSGNTLIEAARQLPSQGFTRPDVAVVHGIFAGDSYARLAPLCGRIVSTNSVSHASNAIGLARLIADAVAAADTPGPGPIRHRRPPEPIDDVERAGIDSFPASDPPPWTGGVE; from the coding sequence ATGGCCATTGTCCCCGTCTCGAAGAATTTTCCGCACATTATCATCCCCTTGCCGGGCAATGAGGCCTTCGCGCGCGATCTTGCAAGCGCCGGCGCCGGCGAGGTCGGCGCCATCGAGACGCGCAACTTCCCCGATGGCGAGACCTATGTGCGCCTCGCCTCCGACGTGGCAGGACGAGCGGTTCTGCTGGTTTCGACCCTCGCTCGACCCGACGAAGGTTTCCTGCGCCTCATCTTCCTTGCCGATGCAGCACGCTCCCTCGGCGCGGCCGAGGTGACGCTGGTCGCCCCTTATCTCGCCTATATGCGGCAGGATCGCCGTTTCCAGCCGGGCGAAGCCGTCACGTCGCGCAGCTTCGCGCGCCTGATCTCATCCAGCTTCGACCGGCTCGTCACTGTTGATCCTCATCTTCACCGCTATCCGGCGCTGTCCGCGCTCTACGACATCCGGACGCTGACGCTGCATGCCGCACCGTTGCTGGCCGACTGGATCGCGGCTTCGATCACCAAGCCGCTCGTCATCGGTCCGGATGAGGAAAGCGAACAGTGGGTGTCGGCGATCGCGGCGCGGATCGGCGCGCCGCATGCCGTGCTGCGCAAGATCCGCCATGGCGACCGCGATGTCGAAGTCGCGCTGCCGGACCTCTCGCAATGGAGTGATCTACAGCCCGTACTCGTCGACGATATCGCCTCGTCCGGCAACACTCTCATCGAAGCGGCGCGCCAGCTGCCGTCGCAGGGTTTTACCCGCCCCGACGTCGCGGTGGTGCACGGCATCTTCGCCGGCGACTCCTATGCGCGGTTGGCGCCGCTCTGCGGCAGGATTGTCTCGACTAATTCCGTCAGCCACGCCAGCAACGCGATCGGGCTCGCCCGGCTGATCGCCGATGCGGTCGCTGCCGCAGACACGCCCGGTCCTGGGCCGATCCGCCATCGGCGGCCACCTGAGCCGATCGACGACGTGGAACGGGCGGGCATCGATTCCTTTCCCGCAAGCGACCCTCCACCCTGGACCGGCGGGGTCGAATAG
- a CDS encoding xylulose 5-phosphate 3-epimerase — protein sequence MVATTSSAVEHWRSGYGPITHGDETVERIRTLAQSGRFDPETFYRRLAAADRLACAAMWTVVHMTYAKRVDLSGAPLPADAFKTAPEGHTGGSLNMVPAFVGYLTANALSATTRSWLMGQGHCVAAVEAVNALTGDVSDAQKGRYDRSEKGLSQLAADFYSYAIDADGRPAVPIGSHAGPNTAGAISEGGYLGFAEVQYVHAPLPGESLVAFLSDGAFEEQRGSDWTARWWRAEDCGLVVPIMILNGRRIEERAQIAQQGGAAWLADHLRLNGFDPFGIDGRDPAAFVWAILTAEERLGRFAADPARSYPAPIPYAIAETVKGFGFPGAGTNAAHNLPLAANPSRDRAARDAFNEAARALFVAPADIAAAVSAIAVHQEQNRPAASRHPLASRHPPQPIQPQPQWTDTNAPPDCAMHALDRWFVRLVDANPGLRVRVGNPDELSSNHMSATLERLRHRVNAPETGVAEAYDGGVITALNEEAVAAAALANKGGINLIVSYEAFAMKMLGGLRQEIVFARRQREDGKEPGWISVPLVVTSHTWENSKNEQSHQDPTLGEALFGEMSDTARVLFPVDANSAVATMVSVFDGRGQVGCVIVSKRDMPHRFDGEAATRFVADGAAPVFGQAGSAELQIVAIGAYQLEEALKAARRLKARGRHVLVTAINEPGRFRIPRDPIEARFVATDDTLARLFPPGVPRLIVSHTRPEPMLGLLRRLDEGPKRTGARGYISRGGTLDVAGMLFANRCSWAHLIDAAAPLAGWSRHDHLTPDERNAIDGKGTPAALSTATQ from the coding sequence ATGGTCGCAACGACATCATCAGCCGTCGAACACTGGCGCAGCGGCTACGGCCCGATCACGCACGGCGACGAGACGGTGGAGCGCATTCGCACGCTTGCGCAATCGGGGAGATTCGACCCGGAAACGTTTTATCGTCGTCTCGCCGCCGCTGACCGGCTGGCATGTGCCGCGATGTGGACGGTCGTGCACATGACCTATGCCAAGCGAGTCGATCTATCCGGAGCGCCTTTGCCGGCCGACGCCTTCAAGACTGCGCCGGAAGGGCACACCGGCGGATCGCTGAACATGGTGCCCGCCTTTGTCGGCTATCTGACGGCGAACGCCTTGTCGGCCACGACTCGCTCCTGGCTGATGGGACAGGGCCATTGTGTCGCCGCGGTCGAGGCGGTCAACGCCCTCACCGGCGATGTCTCCGACGCGCAAAAAGGCCGCTATGACCGCAGCGAGAAGGGCCTGTCCCAGCTTGCCGCCGATTTCTATTCCTACGCGATCGACGCCGACGGCCGGCCGGCGGTTCCGATTGGCAGCCATGCCGGGCCAAACACGGCCGGCGCTATCTCCGAGGGCGGCTATCTCGGCTTCGCCGAAGTCCAGTATGTCCACGCACCGCTGCCGGGAGAGAGCCTGGTCGCCTTTCTGAGCGACGGCGCCTTCGAGGAGCAGCGGGGCTCGGACTGGACGGCGCGCTGGTGGCGGGCGGAGGATTGCGGCCTCGTCGTTCCCATCATGATCCTCAATGGGCGGCGTATCGAGGAGCGGGCGCAGATCGCGCAGCAAGGCGGCGCGGCGTGGCTTGCCGATCATCTCAGGCTCAACGGCTTCGACCCCTTCGGGATCGACGGCCGTGATCCCGCAGCCTTCGTCTGGGCGATCCTGACGGCGGAGGAACGCCTCGGCCGTTTTGCCGCCGATCCCGCCCGCAGCTATCCTGCTCCCATCCCCTACGCCATCGCCGAAACCGTGAAGGGCTTCGGCTTTCCCGGCGCGGGCACCAATGCCGCGCATAACCTGCCGCTTGCCGCAAACCCGTCGCGCGATCGGGCCGCGCGCGATGCGTTCAATGAGGCGGCGCGGGCTCTGTTTGTCGCGCCAGCCGACATCGCTGCGGCGGTCTCCGCCATCGCCGTCCACCAGGAGCAGAACCGGCCCGCGGCGAGCCGGCATCCGCTGGCTTCGCGCCATCCGCCTCAGCCGATCCAGCCGCAGCCGCAATGGACCGATACGAACGCTCCGCCCGATTGCGCCATGCATGCGCTCGATCGCTGGTTCGTCCGGCTTGTCGATGCCAATCCGGGGCTCAGAGTGCGCGTCGGCAATCCGGACGAGCTGAGCTCCAACCATATGAGCGCGACCCTCGAGCGCCTGCGCCATCGCGTCAACGCGCCGGAGACAGGCGTGGCCGAGGCCTACGACGGCGGTGTGATCACGGCGCTCAACGAGGAGGCGGTCGCCGCCGCGGCACTTGCGAACAAGGGCGGGATCAATCTCATCGTCAGCTACGAGGCCTTCGCGATGAAGATGCTCGGCGGCCTGCGACAGGAAATCGTGTTCGCGCGCCGCCAGCGCGAGGATGGCAAGGAGCCGGGCTGGATTTCGGTGCCGCTCGTCGTCACCTCGCATACCTGGGAGAACTCCAAGAACGAGCAATCGCACCAGGACCCGACCCTCGGCGAGGCGCTGTTTGGCGAAATGTCCGATACGGCGCGTGTGCTGTTCCCTGTGGACGCCAACAGCGCGGTCGCCACGATGGTCTCGGTCTTCGACGGACGCGGGCAAGTCGGCTGCGTGATCGTTTCGAAGCGAGACATGCCGCATCGCTTCGACGGCGAGGCCGCGACCCGTTTCGTGGCCGACGGCGCCGCCCCTGTTTTCGGACAGGCCGGGAGCGCGGAGCTGCAGATCGTCGCGATCGGCGCCTACCAGCTCGAAGAGGCGCTCAAGGCCGCCCGTCGGCTGAAGGCGCGCGGACGGCATGTCCTGGTGACGGCGATCAATGAGCCCGGCCGTTTTCGGATCCCACGCGATCCGATCGAAGCGCGCTTCGTGGCGACAGACGATACGCTCGCGCGCCTCTTTCCGCCCGGCGTCCCGCGCCTGATCGTGTCGCACACCCGTCCGGAGCCGATGCTCGGCCTGCTGCGCCGGCTCGACGAGGGCCCGAAACGGACCGGCGCGCGCGGCTATATCAGCCGGGGCGGCACGCTCGACGTCGCCGGGATGCTGTTCGCCAATCGGTGCTCATGGGCGCATCTGATCGACGCGGCGGCTCCGCTCGCCGGCTGGTCCCGCCACGACCACCTCACGCCTGACGAACGCAACGCCATCGATGGGAAGGGCACACCCGCCGCTCTGTCCACCGCCACGCAGTGA
- a CDS encoding MBL fold metallo-hydrolase, which produces MLTLTSLGGAGTVTGSKHLLANGDKRILVDCGLFQGLKNLRELNWEPLPIAPSSIDAVILTHAHLDHSGYLPKLVRDGFRGRIYATSATRDVSELILKDSGHLQEKDAEYANRKGFSKHKPALALYGIRDAERSLEFFSTVPFDTPTQLPFGATLTFRHAGHILGAATAEIQWGGRRVAFSGDLGRYDDPVLPDPAPVPEADYVLIESTYGNRVHDPADPTEALGAVVERTIARGGTVVVPAFAVGRAQSLLYHLWKLKTAGRLAQVPVYLDSPMAIDATDLLHAHRQDHRLTPEQCKEVCAIATYTRDVEASKAITASPYPKVVISASGMATGGRVLHHLKTFAPHARNTILFSGFQAAGTRGRAMLQGAQETKIHGEWIPVRAAVQELSMLSAHADSNELLRWLSGFRHAPTRIFIVHGEDEGSEALRVRIDRELGWNAVVPRQDQAFKL; this is translated from the coding sequence ATGCTCACACTCACCTCCCTCGGCGGCGCAGGCACCGTCACCGGCTCGAAACATCTCCTCGCCAACGGCGACAAGCGCATCCTGGTCGACTGCGGTCTGTTTCAGGGCCTCAAGAACCTGCGCGAGTTGAACTGGGAGCCGCTGCCGATCGCGCCGTCGAGCATTGACGCCGTCATCCTGACGCATGCCCATCTCGACCATTCGGGCTACCTTCCGAAGCTCGTGCGTGATGGTTTTCGTGGAAGGATTTATGCGACGTCCGCGACGCGCGACGTCTCGGAGCTCATCCTCAAGGACAGTGGGCACCTGCAGGAAAAGGATGCCGAATACGCCAACCGGAAAGGCTTCTCGAAGCACAAGCCGGCGCTCGCGCTCTACGGCATCCGCGATGCGGAACGCAGCCTCGAGTTCTTCTCGACCGTTCCGTTCGACACACCGACCCAGCTGCCCTTTGGCGCGACCCTGACTTTCCGCCATGCCGGGCATATCCTCGGCGCGGCCACCGCCGAGATCCAATGGGGCGGCCGGCGCGTCGCATTCTCTGGGGACCTCGGACGCTATGACGATCCGGTTCTGCCCGATCCAGCGCCGGTGCCGGAAGCCGACTACGTTCTGATTGAATCGACCTATGGCAATCGTGTTCACGATCCGGCCGATCCGACCGAGGCGCTCGGCGCCGTCGTCGAGCGGACAATCGCGCGCGGTGGGACGGTCGTCGTCCCGGCCTTCGCCGTCGGTCGCGCCCAGTCACTGCTCTATCATCTGTGGAAGCTCAAGACGGCAGGGCGCCTGGCCCAGGTTCCGGTCTATCTAGACAGCCCCATGGCGATCGACGCCACCGACCTTTTGCATGCCCATCGCCAGGATCACCGCCTGACGCCCGAGCAATGCAAGGAGGTCTGCGCGATCGCGACCTACACGCGCGATGTCGAGGCTTCGAAGGCGATTACCGCAAGCCCCTATCCCAAGGTGGTGATCTCAGCGAGCGGCATGGCGACCGGCGGGCGTGTCCTCCATCACCTGAAGACCTTCGCCCCCCATGCCCGCAACACCATTCTTTTCTCGGGTTTCCAGGCAGCAGGCACCCGCGGCCGCGCCATGCTGCAGGGCGCCCAGGAGACCAAAATTCATGGCGAGTGGATTCCCGTCCGCGCCGCTGTCCAGGAACTGTCGATGCTCTCGGCTCATGCCGATTCCAATGAGCTGTTACGATGGCTGTCGGGGTTCCGGCATGCGCCGACCCGCATTTTCATCGTGCATGGCGAGGATGAGGGCTCCGAAGCCTTGCGGGTTCGCATCGACCGCGAGCTCGGATGGAACGCCGTCGTTCCGCGTCAGGACCAGGCTTTCAAGCTATGA
- a CDS encoding thymidine phosphorylase family protein: MTSSVATIPAQPTLRVRRIRLHTQHQAVAVMRSDCHVCRSEGLSARSQVLVSNGKGEVQATLFQVDGDGLIAIDEVGLSETAWERLGLTDGDAVHVSHAPAIDSLASVRQRIYGNRLDAHAFAEILRDIVAGRYTEVHLAAFLTASAALPLDENETVDLTGAMVDVGERMRWDAPIVVDKHCVGGLPGNRTTPIVVAIVAANGLVMPKTSSRAITSPAGTADTMETLAPVELDLATLRRVVESEGGCVAWGGAVHLSPADDIFVRVERELDIDTEGQLVASVLSKKIAAGSTHVVIDIPVGPTAKVRGDDAANRLASRLDAVAKRFRLATTCVQTDGSQPVGRGIGPALEAYDVLAVLQNTPEAPDDLRRRAAALAGAALEIGGKAARGEGVNLALETLASGRAWVKFEAICQAQGGFRTPPKASYVHPLTAAHAGRVVHINNRKLSRLAKLAGAPEAKAAGLRMAVRLGDDIDRGQPLLHVHAETTGELAYALDYAARAGDIVEVEA; encoded by the coding sequence ATGACGTCTTCCGTCGCGACGATTCCTGCTCAGCCCACGCTCCGAGTCAGGCGCATCCGGCTGCACACGCAGCATCAGGCAGTGGCCGTCATGCGCAGCGATTGCCACGTCTGCCGATCGGAGGGCTTGTCGGCGCGATCGCAGGTGCTCGTGTCGAACGGCAAAGGAGAGGTCCAGGCGACCCTGTTTCAGGTCGATGGCGATGGCCTGATCGCCATCGACGAGGTCGGCCTTTCGGAGACCGCCTGGGAACGGCTCGGGCTCACCGACGGCGATGCGGTCCATGTCAGCCACGCGCCCGCGATCGATTCTCTCGCCAGTGTGCGTCAGCGCATCTATGGCAATCGGCTCGACGCCCACGCCTTTGCCGAGATTCTGCGTGATATCGTTGCAGGGCGTTACACCGAAGTCCACCTTGCGGCATTCCTCACCGCCAGCGCCGCTCTCCCCCTCGACGAGAACGAGACCGTCGATCTGACAGGCGCCATGGTCGATGTCGGGGAGCGGATGCGGTGGGACGCGCCGATTGTCGTCGACAAGCATTGTGTGGGCGGCCTTCCCGGCAACCGGACGACGCCGATCGTCGTCGCGATCGTTGCCGCGAACGGGCTGGTCATGCCCAAGACCTCCTCGCGCGCCATCACTTCCCCGGCCGGCACCGCCGACACGATGGAAACGCTGGCGCCGGTCGAACTCGATCTCGCTACGTTGAGACGCGTCGTCGAAAGCGAAGGGGGCTGCGTCGCCTGGGGCGGCGCCGTGCATCTGAGCCCCGCTGACGACATCTTTGTGCGCGTCGAGCGCGAACTCGATATCGACACCGAAGGGCAGCTCGTCGCCTCGGTTTTGTCGAAGAAGATCGCAGCGGGCTCGACCCATGTCGTCATCGACATCCCTGTCGGGCCGACGGCGAAGGTGCGGGGCGACGACGCGGCCAACCGGTTGGCTTCGCGCCTCGACGCCGTCGCGAAGCGCTTCCGCCTGGCGACGACCTGCGTCCAGACCGACGGCTCCCAACCTGTCGGCCGTGGAATCGGACCGGCGTTGGAGGCTTACGACGTCCTCGCCGTGCTGCAGAACACGCCGGAGGCGCCGGACGATCTGCGCCGACGCGCGGCGGCGCTGGCCGGCGCAGCGCTTGAGATCGGCGGCAAGGCTGCGCGGGGAGAAGGTGTGAACCTCGCACTTGAAACGCTCGCAAGCGGGCGGGCATGGGTGAAGTTCGAGGCGATCTGTCAGGCGCAGGGTGGCTTTCGCACGCCGCCGAAGGCGTCCTACGTCCATCCGTTGACCGCGGCGCACGCCGGTCGCGTCGTTCACATTAACAACCGCAAGCTCTCCCGGCTCGCCAAGCTCGCCGGCGCCCCGGAGGCGAAGGCGGCGGGCCTGCGCATGGCGGTGCGGCTCGGCGACGACATCGATCGCGGGCAACCCCTGCTCCATGTCCACGCCGAAACGACGGGCGAGCTCGCCTACGCGCTCGATTACGCCGCGCGGGCCGGGGATATCGTCGAGGTCGAGGCTTGA
- a CDS encoding cytochrome b/b6 domain-containing protein produces MRRAAPPDGFPRAHRLMHWTVLVLCLVQVPTAWAIQRTHMMHLFMKPRPFDLFLHQVHAWSGWAILGLVLAQLVLRFAYGRPAPVEGMSVGERIIAAVMHAALYGVLIALPVTGTIAMYVSFRIAPLHSLLSWTLLTLVLLHAGAALWHHFWRSDAVLWRMLRGAR; encoded by the coding sequence ATGCGCCGCGCCGCGCCGCCGGATGGATTTCCCCGCGCCCATCGCCTCATGCATTGGACGGTGCTGGTCTTGTGCCTGGTGCAGGTGCCGACGGCCTGGGCGATCCAGCGCACCCACATGATGCACCTTTTCATGAAGCCGCGCCCCTTTGACCTGTTTCTGCATCAGGTCCATGCTTGGAGTGGCTGGGCCATCCTTGGTCTCGTTCTGGCGCAGTTGGTCCTGCGCTTCGCTTATGGCAGGCCGGCACCTGTCGAGGGCATGTCGGTAGGCGAGCGTATCATCGCCGCGGTCATGCATGCCGCTCTCTACGGTGTCCTGATCGCGCTTCCGGTGACCGGCACGATCGCCATGTATGTGTCGTTCAGGATCGCGCCGCTTCACAGCCTGCTGAGCTGGACATTGCTCACGCTGGTTCTCCTCCATGCAGGTGCCGCGCTCTGGCACCATTTCTGGCGCAGCGACGCGGTCCTTTGGCGCATGCTTCGGGGCGCGCGATGA